The window GCAAGGGCGACCTCGATTACCGCGAAAACGGATACGGCAGCGGCGACGCCGAGAACAAAACTCTTGGCGCTTACGCCACATACGTCGCTAAGAACGGATTCTACGTCGACGCGATAATCAAATACGTATGGAGCAAGAACGACTTCAGCGTATACGACAGCCAGGGAACTATGGTCACGGGGGACGATGTGAGCCTCGGCGGCTTCGGCGCCTCTCTTGAGATTGGAAAACGTTTCCGCTTCAAGGCGAACGCTGGCGGCGGCGCGTGGTACGTCGAGCCGCAGGCACAGCTGAGCTACCTGCGTCAGGGCAGCGCCTATTTCTACGCGAACAACGGCCTGAACATCGGCATAGACGACTTCAACTCCCTGCTGGGACGTATCGGGACTTTGATAGGTTATGAGACCGAGAAGACCAACTTCTACGCGAAGGTCTCATACGTGAAAGAGTTCGACGGGGATATGGACATCCGTTACGGGAACGGGACCCGCATCGCGGGAGAGAGCTTCGGAGACGAATGGTGGGTGTACGGCGTCGGCGTCACGCACCAGGTGAACCAGAAGAATTCTCTCTACCTCTCACTGGAACGCTCCTCCGGCGGTTCTTTCACCGAAGACTGGGCGCTGCGCGGTGGGTAGCGTATCACTTTCTAGCCATTCCGTATCGCCAAAAGGTACATTCCCGAATAACATCATAAAAGCAGAGGCCGGAAAAATTCCGGCCTCTTGCTGTATCTACCGCTATTGGACTTATTCGTGGAACGCCGCCTCTGCCTATATCTATATTGCCGTTATAATGCCTTTGAGTTTATCTCTTATCTTACGCAGACGCGCGGCGACGGCCTGCTGGCTGATGCCGAGGGTCTCCGCGATCTCCCTCTGGGTAAAGCCCTCGATGAGTGCCTGGGTGAGGTCAAGCCCTTCGGGGCTGAGAAGGCGGAAGAGCATCTCCCGCAGCTCCGCCTCCCGGTATCTCTCCTCCTCCGTTCCCACCGTCTCCTCGATCTCCTCCAGCAGTACCTCGTCTCCCTGCGCCCGCCCGCGCCTCATGCGCGCCGCCGCGTCGCGGACGATGCCGGGCAGATTGTTTTTGAGGAAATGGGCGAGCCACTTCATATCGGGGCATTTGGGGATCAGGAGGAGCAGCGCGAGATAGCCCTCCTGTACAAGATCCTCATAATCGGCGCCTCGCCCCTGATAGCGGCAGGCGGTGGCTTTGACGAGCGGCGTGTAACTGTCAGCGATCTCCCGCACCTGCGCCTCGCTATTCATCGGAGACCTCCAGATGGACGAAAGAGCGCTCCGGGTAGGCGATCGTCCTGGCAAAACCGGCCTCCTTCGCCATTTCGCGGAAGAGGCTCTGGCTGCCGGCTGGGACGGCGACGTCTGCGGCGAGACCCCGGCGGTGAAAGCTGTTCGCCGCGCCGCCCACCGCGGCGTTATGCGGCGCGCAGCGGTAGCCGCTGGTGACGACGAGCGGACACGCGCACAGGCCGCGCAGCCGCTGCATGGCGGCGGCGAGCCGCCGGTGGAGGACGACGGCGTGGCAGCAGGGACACTGGAATTCCCTGAGGTTGAAGTTCGGCGTTATCTGAAAGTCGTTGAGACGCATGGGTGATGATACCCTCCTTCTGTCTGTTTTTTTATAAGATTTTGGCCTTTGTTGGGGAAATTTAATGTAAGTGCCGCCGCGGCGGCGGTACCGGTAAATGTTCTTGCCGTCTCTCCGCCGCGGCGGCGTTCCGCGCCTATCGGACGCGGATGCCGGTTCAGTTTTCGGGACGCGCAATCTTTTCCATGACGGCGCCAAGGCTTATGACCGCCTTGGTCAGCTCTTCAAGACGTTTGTCCATCCTGACAAGCAGGAATGAGGCCACCGCGATGGAGAATCCGTTCTGGATAATGCTGCCCATCAGCTCGTCCATTTTTTATCGCCTCCTGTCTTTTCTGCCGTTCAGTGTACGGGCGATGATCCGTCCGAGTATTTTGAGTATTATGCGCCATTTTATTCTATGGGGATTTGTTTTTATTCACCTGCTTACTGTATGATATCAAATAATATGTATTTATTCAAGTATTAATGCATACTTTTCGCTTACTATAGATAATTTATTCGCTTTTGTGATAGGGAAGGAACGACTGCCGTCCCTTCCCGCTCTTTTCCGGGCTATGCTCCGGCCTCTGTGAGTTCGATCTCGGTCGACGTGCGCTCGATGAGCTCAGCCGATTCGCAGGATACCAGGGTCACATCAAAGGGCTGCTGCTCAAGGATGAGATCAGCCGCGGCCTTTACCTTCGCCGCGCCCTCCGCTCCTGAGAGCTCAGGAGCCGCGTAGTCCATGCTCACGTAGAAGTTCTTGCCCGCCTCTGTGATGAATTTCATTCGGATCGTCTTCATTGTCTTGTTTCACCTCCTCTCCTGTTCCTGTCCTTTTGTTACTAGCCCTCGAGAAGCCCGGTGTCGTACTTCTTGACCGAGGCCACGGGATACTCAAGCAGGCCGCCGAGCGCTCCGACAAGCGCGTTAAGATTCTCCGCGCCGGCCGCCGCGCCGATCTTCGAGACGGAGACCGTCTTGGTGACGCTCTTTCCGTCGACGGTGCCGAGGGAGAGCGTAAGGCGAAGTGCCGAGGTCAGATGTTTCACATTTGCCATTTTGTATTCTTCCTTTCATGTTTGATAACTATAATAGTGTGCTGCAGGACATGATTTTACAAACGGAGCCAAAAAATATTTTACGCCGGCTAAAATTTGTACAGCAGACACCGCAAATGGCTGTAAGATGGGAGAACCTCCGCAAAAAGCGGCGCATATAACGCCCCGTCCGCACAAGGAGCCATCGAAGCCTAAGAAGAGCCGTTTTAACCTCTT is drawn from Cloacibacillus porcorum and contains these coding sequences:
- a CDS encoding sigma-70 family RNA polymerase sigma factor; its protein translation is MNSEAQVREIADSYTPLVKATACRYQGRGADYEDLVQEGYLALLLLIPKCPDMKWLAHFLKNNLPGIVRDAAARMRRGRAQGDEVLLEEIEETVGTEEERYREAELREMLFRLLSPEGLDLTQALIEGFTQREIAETLGISQQAVAARLRKIRDKLKGIITAI
- a CDS encoding YcbK family protein, translating into MRLNDFQITPNFNLREFQCPCCHAVVLHRRLAAAMQRLRGLCACPLVVTSGYRCAPHNAAVGGAANSFHRRGLAADVAVPAGSQSLFREMAKEAGFARTIAYPERSFVHLEVSDE
- a CDS encoding YvrJ family protein, whose translation is MDELMGSIIQNGFSIAVASFLLVRMDKRLEELTKAVISLGAVMEKIARPEN
- a CDS encoding DUF2922 domain-containing protein; the encoded protein is MKTIRMKFITEAGKNFYVSMDYAAPELSGAEGAAKVKAAADLILEQQPFDVTLVSCESAELIERTSTEIELTEAGA